A genomic stretch from Pararhizobium sp. IMCC21322 includes:
- a CDS encoding NADP-dependent isocitrate dehydrogenase yields the protein MAKIKVANPVVELDGDEMTRIIWQFIKDKLIHPYLDIDLKYYDLGMEYRDETDDQVTIDAANAIREYGVGIKCATITPDEERVEEFGLKKMWRSPNGTIRNILGGVVFREPIICENVPRLVPGWTQPMVIGRHAFGDQYRATDFRVPGKGKLTMKFEGEDGKVIEHEVFDFPSAGIAMGMYNLDDSIRDFARASLNYGLKRGWPVYLSTKNTILKVYDGRFKDLFEEVFQAEFAEAFAEKKIVYEHRLIDDMVASALKWSGGFVWACKNYDGDVQSDTVAQGFGSLGLMTSVLMSPDGETVEAEAAHGTVTRHYRLHQQGKETSTNSIASIFAWTRGLAHRAKLDDNQPLADFALTLEKVCVDTVESGFMTKDLALLVGPEQKWLSTTGFLDKIDENLQKAMA from the coding sequence ATGGCTAAAATCAAGGTTGCCAATCCGGTTGTTGAACTGGATGGGGACGAGATGACACGTATCATCTGGCAGTTCATCAAAGACAAGCTGATTCATCCCTATCTCGATATTGATCTGAAATATTATGATCTGGGTATGGAATACCGTGATGAGACCGATGATCAGGTTACCATTGATGCAGCCAATGCGATCCGGGAATATGGTGTCGGTATCAAATGTGCCACCATTACACCTGATGAAGAACGTGTTGAAGAATTTGGCCTGAAGAAAATGTGGCGTTCACCAAACGGCACAATCCGGAACATTCTGGGTGGCGTTGTCTTCCGTGAGCCGATCATCTGTGAAAACGTACCGCGTCTGGTGCCGGGCTGGACACAGCCTATGGTCATTGGCCGTCACGCATTTGGTGACCAGTATCGCGCAACCGATTTCCGTGTGCCTGGCAAAGGCAAGCTGACCATGAAGTTCGAAGGCGAAGACGGCAAGGTGATTGAACATGAAGTGTTCGACTTCCCGTCTGCCGGTATCGCTATGGGCATGTATAATCTGGACGATTCCATTCGTGACTTCGCACGTGCTTCGTTGAATTATGGCCTGAAACGCGGTTGGCCGGTTTATTTGTCAACAAAGAACACAATTCTGAAAGTTTATGATGGCCGCTTCAAGGATTTGTTTGAAGAAGTGTTTCAGGCTGAATTTGCCGAAGCCTTTGCTGAAAAGAAGATTGTGTATGAACACCGTCTGATCGATGACATGGTGGCGTCTGCTCTTAAATGGTCCGGTGGTTTTGTCTGGGCCTGTAAGAACTATGATGGTGATGTGCAGTCCGATACTGTTGCCCAGGGCTTTGGTTCCCTTGGCCTGATGACATCTGTGTTGATGTCACCGGATGGTGAAACTGTTGAGGCGGAAGCTGCGCACGGTACCGTGACGCGCCATTACCGCCTACACCAGCAGGGCAAGGAAACATCCACCAACTCAATCGCTTCCATCTTTGCATGGACACGCGGTCTGGCACATCGTGCCAAGCTGGATGACAATCAGCCGCTTGCCGACTTTGCCCTGACACTGGAAAAAGTCTGCGTTGACACAGTAGAAAGCGGTTTCATGACGAAGGATCTGGCGCTTTTGGTCGGGCCTGAACAGAAATGGCTCTCGACAACAGGTTTCCTCGACAAGATCGATGAAAACCTGCAAAAAGCGATGGCCTAA
- a CDS encoding RNA methyltransferase, producing MAGTNSKAKMITGGPAIILVEPQLGENIGTAARAMANFGLSELRVVNPRDGWPSEKAKNASAKADHVIDNAQIFDTVEEALSGLNLVYATTARPRDMFVSVSGPEAAMKNAREHVASGQNCGILFGRERTGLTNEEVALADEIVTFPVNPAFASLNIAQAVLLMSYEWMRTGNEAEPLQFEALTAPQARKEDLIGFFQHLEGALEAANFFRPPEKKAHMVSTLRALFQKARYSERDVTILRGVVGALEGRRTRNTPRRQAAEAQIADAKTDEPE from the coding sequence ATGGCCGGGACTAATTCAAAAGCAAAAATGATAACCGGCGGCCCAGCGATTATTCTGGTGGAGCCACAACTGGGTGAGAATATCGGAACGGCAGCCCGTGCGATGGCAAATTTTGGATTGTCCGAATTGCGCGTTGTCAATCCACGCGATGGCTGGCCCAGCGAAAAGGCCAAAAATGCCTCTGCGAAAGCGGATCATGTCATCGACAACGCACAGATTTTTGACACAGTCGAAGAAGCCTTGTCGGGGCTCAATTTGGTTTACGCGACAACGGCGCGCCCTCGAGACATGTTTGTGTCAGTCAGCGGACCTGAAGCCGCTATGAAAAACGCCCGCGAACACGTAGCAAGCGGCCAGAATTGTGGCATCTTGTTCGGGCGTGAGCGAACCGGCCTGACCAATGAGGAAGTGGCTCTGGCCGACGAAATTGTGACCTTTCCCGTCAATCCTGCCTTCGCCTCGCTCAACATCGCTCAGGCGGTATTGCTGATGTCTTATGAATGGATGAGGACCGGCAATGAGGCAGAACCCCTTCAATTTGAGGCGCTCACTGCGCCCCAGGCTCGCAAAGAAGATTTGATTGGGTTCTTTCAACATTTGGAAGGCGCACTGGAAGCCGCCAATTTCTTCCGCCCGCCCGAAAAGAAAGCCCACATGGTGAGCACATTACGCGCACTCTTTCAAAAAGCCCGTTACAGCGAGCGCGATGTCACCATCCTGCGCGGCGTCGTTGGTGCATTGGAAGGACGCAGAACCCGCAACACCCCGCGTCGCCAGGCTGCAGAGGCGCAAATTGCGGATGCTAAAACAGACGAACCAGAATGA
- the murI gene encoding glutamate racemase: MSNTRILVVDSGLGGLSVAHAIRQQLPSVSMTYCADYAAFPYGNWEQNDLRVHLINQISKWIDDCQPDAAVIACNTASTLILPGLRARFDIPFVGTVPAIKPAAAITKTKMVSILATPGTVARDYTRSLLTEFANGIDVALIGSPNLASLAEQWYLDGASQQLRAAISHELEPCFKQASDNARTDSVVLACTHFPLLKSLLQELAPWPVHWLDPSNAIARQVKKILGNKSVVGDRGTFDVLSSQPGGETRVLTVWQKLSSQPGSA; encoded by the coding sequence ATGAGCAACACCCGCATTCTCGTTGTTGATTCAGGTCTGGGCGGACTGTCTGTTGCACATGCCATACGCCAGCAACTTCCATCTGTATCAATGACATATTGCGCGGACTACGCAGCCTTTCCCTATGGAAATTGGGAACAGAATGATCTGCGGGTTCATTTGATTAACCAGATCTCAAAATGGATTGATGATTGCCAACCGGACGCAGCGGTGATTGCCTGCAACACTGCATCCACCTTGATACTGCCTGGTCTGCGCGCCAGATTTGACATTCCCTTTGTAGGCACAGTTCCAGCCATCAAACCGGCTGCCGCCATCACAAAAACCAAAATGGTCAGCATTCTGGCCACGCCCGGAACCGTTGCACGCGATTACACCCGTTCCTTGCTGACCGAATTTGCCAACGGCATTGACGTTGCATTGATTGGCAGTCCAAATCTCGCCAGTCTGGCAGAACAATGGTATCTTGATGGTGCGTCACAACAGCTACGCGCTGCAATCAGCCATGAACTGGAACCCTGTTTCAAGCAGGCATCAGATAATGCCAGAACAGACAGTGTTGTGCTCGCCTGCACCCATTTTCCGCTCTTGAAATCTTTATTGCAGGAACTGGCCCCCTGGCCCGTTCACTGGCTTGACCCCAGCAACGCGATCGCCCGTCAGGTCAAAAAAATTCTTGGTAACAAAAGCGTTGTTGGTGACCGCGGAACCTTTGATGTTCTCAGCAGCCAACCGGGCGGCGAAACCCGTGTGCTGACAGTGTGGCAAAAGCTTTCATCACAACCGGGTTCGGCTTGA
- the rpsD gene encoding 30S ribosomal protein S4 yields MSKRNSSKYKIDRRMGENIWGRPKSPVNRRDYGPGQHGQRRKGKLSDFGTQLRAKQKLKGYYGNITEKQFRRIYAEATRVRGDTSENLIGLLESRLDAIVYRAKFVPTVFASRQFINHGHIRVNGQRVNIPSYRVKPGDVVDIREKSREMVMVLEATDLAERDVPEYLTVDYGKMAAQYTRIPLLADVPFPVVMEPNLVVEFYSR; encoded by the coding sequence ATGAGCAAGCGCAATTCGTCTAAATACAAAATTGATCGCCGCATGGGCGAAAATATCTGGGGTCGTCCGAAGAGCCCGGTAAACCGCCGCGACTATGGCCCAGGCCAGCATGGTCAACGCCGTAAAGGCAAACTCTCTGATTTCGGCACGCAGCTGCGTGCTAAGCAGAAGCTGAAAGGTTACTACGGTAACATCACTGAAAAGCAATTCCGTCGCATCTATGCAGAAGCGACACGAGTGCGCGGTGATACATCGGAAAACCTGATTGGTCTTCTGGAAAGCCGTCTGGATGCGATTGTCTATCGCGCCAAATTCGTACCAACTGTTTTCGCTTCACGCCAGTTCATCAACCACGGCCACATTCGGGTCAATGGTCAGCGCGTCAACATTCCTAGCTACCGCGTAAAACCGGGCGACGTCGTTGATATCCGCGAAAAGTCCCGCGAAATGGTTATGGTTCTGGAAGCAACCGATCTGGCTGAACGCGATGTGCCGGAATATCTGACCGTTGATTACGGCAAGATGGCTGCACAATACACCCGCATCCCACTTCTGGCGGACGTACCCTTCCCGGTCGTCATGGAGCCAAACTTGGTGGTCGAGTTTTACTCACGCTAA
- the grxD gene encoding Grx4 family monothiol glutaredoxin — MSDINSWIDSEVKSSDVVMFMKGTPNFPQCGFSGQLVQILDYLGVDYKGINVLENDELRQGIKDYAQWPTIPQLYVKGEFVGGCDIVREMFQAKELQDHLKAAGITIRETA, encoded by the coding sequence ATGAGTGATATTAACAGCTGGATTGACAGCGAAGTAAAATCCAGCGACGTGGTGATGTTCATGAAGGGCACACCCAATTTCCCGCAATGCGGTTTTTCAGGCCAATTGGTCCAGATTCTGGATTATCTGGGTGTGGACTACAAGGGCATCAACGTTCTGGAAAATGACGAGTTGCGCCAAGGCATCAAAGACTATGCCCAATGGCCCACAATTCCCCAGCTCTACGTCAAGGGCGAGTTTGTGGGCGGCTGCGATATTGTCCGGGAAATGTTCCAAGCCAAAGAGCTTCAGGACCATTTGAAAGCTGCCGGAATAACAATCCGCGAAACAGCCTGA
- a CDS encoding BolA family protein, with the protein MPMNANDIEVMIKAALPDANITIRDLAGDGDHYAAEIVSESFRGKSRVQQHQMVYQALQGNMGGALHALALQTSAPE; encoded by the coding sequence ATGCCAATGAATGCCAATGACATTGAAGTCATGATTAAAGCCGCCCTTCCGGATGCGAATATTACAATTCGCGATCTTGCGGGCGATGGCGACCATTATGCCGCCGAAATCGTGTCAGAGAGTTTTCGTGGCAAATCGCGTGTTCAGCAACACCAGATGGTTTATCAGGCGCTGCAGGGCAATATGGGCGGCGCATTGCACGCCCTTGCTCTTCAGACCAGCGCACCCGAATGA
- the purL gene encoding phosphoribosylformylglycinamidine synthase subunit PurL gives MLPTFDNNAPISSEMVESHGLNSEEYEHILELTGRTPTITELGIFSAMWNEHCSYKSSKKWLKTLPVTGPCVVYGPGENAGVVDIGDGQVAVFKMESHNHPSFIEPYQGAATGVGGILRDVFTMGARPVAAMNALRFGAPEHAKTRHLVAGVVAGVGGYGNCFGVPTVGGEVNFHARYNGNILVNAFALGIANRDGIFTSQAEGVGLPVVYLGAKTGRDGVGGATMASAEFDDQIEEKRPTVQVGDPFTEKCLLEACLELMSTGAVIAIQDMGAAGLTCSAVEMGASGNLGITLDLDKVPCREERMSAYEMMLSESQERMLMVLEPSKQAVAEAIFTKWGLDFAIVGETTVDLRFKIHHHGALMADLPIKKLGDEAPEYDRPWVAPQPVAPLEDIPLLADPIEALKTIIGSPDMASKRWITEQYDCLIQANTAQLPGGDAGVVRVDGTQKALAMTSDVTPRYCEADPFEGGKQAVAEAWRNLTAVGATPLAVTDNLNFGNPQRPEIMGQFVRAIEGIGEACRALEFPVVSGNVSLYNETNGEGILPTPTIGGVGLLADWTQMAKLAFAHEGDVIILIGEAGTHLGQSIYLREVHGLEAGPAPKVDLAVERRNGDFVRSQILDGSVTACHDISDGGLLVAIAEMAMAGGQGADLAGLQSTSAESLFGEDQARYVLTVSPQKADAVLSSAADAEVPANRIGIVGGQELKLADKCSISVETLKQTHESWLPGYMSGTKA, from the coding sequence ATGTTACCTACATTCGATAATAATGCCCCCATCTCTTCGGAGATGGTAGAGAGCCATGGCCTTAATTCGGAAGAATATGAGCATATTCTTGAGCTGACAGGACGCACGCCAACCATTACAGAGCTTGGCATCTTTTCAGCCATGTGGAACGAGCACTGTTCCTACAAATCTTCAAAGAAATGGCTGAAGACGCTGCCGGTTACCGGCCCTTGCGTTGTCTATGGTCCTGGCGAAAATGCAGGTGTCGTGGATATTGGAGACGGACAGGTTGCTGTCTTCAAAATGGAAAGTCACAACCACCCCTCATTCATTGAGCCCTATCAGGGTGCTGCCACAGGTGTTGGCGGTATTTTGCGCGATGTTTTCACGATGGGCGCGCGGCCTGTGGCCGCCATGAATGCCTTGCGCTTTGGCGCGCCGGAACACGCCAAGACACGCCATCTGGTTGCCGGTGTGGTTGCCGGTGTTGGCGGCTATGGCAATTGTTTCGGTGTTCCCACAGTTGGCGGCGAGGTAAATTTTCACGCCCGCTATAATGGCAATATTCTGGTCAATGCGTTTGCCCTTGGGATTGCAAACCGTGATGGCATTTTCACCTCTCAGGCAGAAGGCGTTGGCCTTCCGGTTGTGTATCTGGGTGCAAAGACCGGACGCGATGGGGTCGGCGGTGCCACTATGGCATCTGCCGAGTTTGATGATCAGATCGAGGAAAAGCGCCCAACCGTTCAGGTCGGCGATCCCTTTACGGAAAAATGCCTTCTTGAAGCCTGCCTGGAACTTATGAGCACCGGTGCTGTGATTGCCATTCAGGATATGGGCGCTGCCGGTCTGACCTGCTCAGCGGTGGAAATGGGCGCCAGTGGGAATCTTGGTATCACGCTGGATCTGGATAAGGTGCCTTGCCGCGAAGAGCGCATGAGCGCCTATGAGATGATGCTGTCGGAAAGCCAGGAACGCATGTTGATGGTTCTTGAGCCCAGCAAGCAGGCTGTTGCCGAAGCTATTTTCACCAAATGGGGGCTGGATTTCGCCATTGTTGGCGAAACCACAGTTGATCTGAGATTCAAGATTCATCACCATGGTGCGTTGATGGCGGATTTGCCAATCAAGAAACTTGGCGATGAAGCACCGGAATATGACCGCCCCTGGGTTGCCCCACAACCTGTTGCCCCGCTTGAAGACATACCTCTGCTAGCCGATCCGATTGAGGCGTTGAAAACGATTATCGGCTCACCGGATATGGCATCAAAACGCTGGATTACCGAGCAATATGACTGCCTCATACAGGCCAATACGGCGCAGTTGCCCGGTGGCGATGCCGGTGTTGTACGTGTGGACGGCACGCAAAAAGCATTGGCGATGACGAGTGACGTGACACCGCGCTATTGTGAGGCGGACCCATTTGAGGGCGGCAAGCAGGCGGTTGCGGAAGCCTGGCGCAATCTGACCGCTGTTGGCGCAACGCCTTTGGCTGTCACAGATAATCTCAATTTTGGCAATCCGCAGCGCCCTGAAATCATGGGCCAGTTTGTGCGGGCCATTGAGGGTATCGGCGAAGCCTGCCGTGCATTGGAATTCCCGGTCGTTTCAGGCAATGTGTCGCTTTACAATGAAACCAATGGGGAAGGCATATTGCCCACACCAACCATTGGTGGGGTTGGTCTTCTGGCCGACTGGACCCAAATGGCAAAGCTGGCTTTTGCCCATGAGGGCGATGTTATCATTCTGATAGGTGAGGCCGGCACCCATCTGGGACAATCCATCTATTTGCGTGAAGTTCATGGTCTGGAAGCAGGTCCCGCGCCCAAAGTCGATCTGGCCGTGGAGCGCCGCAATGGAGATTTTGTTCGCTCACAAATTCTTGATGGCTCTGTGACCGCTTGTCACGATATCTCCGATGGTGGTTTGTTGGTCGCAATTGCTGAAATGGCGATGGCAGGCGGGCAGGGTGCTGATTTAGCCGGATTACAGTCCACCAGCGCCGAAAGTCTGTTTGGAGAAGATCAGGCGCGCTATGTGCTGACAGTCAGCCCGCAAAAAGCGGATGCTGTACTGTCCAGCGCCGCGGATGCTGAAGTTCCGGCCAACCGGATCGGGATAGTTGGTGGTCAGGAATTGAAACTTGCTGACAAGTGCTCCATATCCGTAGAAACGTTGAAACAGACGCATGAAAGCTGGTTGCCGGGTTACATGTCCGGCACAAAGGCGTAA
- the purQ gene encoding phosphoribosylformylglycinamidine synthase subunit PurQ produces the protein MKSAVLVFPGSNRDRDMIRALEDISGQKPALVWHQETTIPDVDLIVLPGGFSYGDYLRSGAIAARSPVMKDLQRHAARGTRILGVCNGFQILTESGLLPGALMRNAGLNFVCKVVQLETSNADTLFSRQYQQGEVFACPVAHHDGNYFADARTLDTLESNNRVVFRYANGTNPNGSLNDIAGIMNDTGTVMGLMPHPENLIEELHGGVSGRGVFTSLLEAA, from the coding sequence ATGAAATCAGCAGTTCTCGTTTTCCCAGGCTCCAATCGCGATCGGGATATGATCAGGGCACTGGAAGATATCAGCGGTCAGAAGCCTGCGCTGGTCTGGCATCAGGAAACGACCATCCCTGATGTTGACCTGATTGTGCTGCCTGGCGGCTTTTCCTACGGTGACTACCTTCGGTCCGGTGCCATTGCAGCCCGCTCTCCTGTCATGAAAGATTTGCAAAGACATGCGGCGCGCGGAACCAGAATTCTGGGCGTCTGCAACGGGTTTCAGATTCTGACGGAGTCCGGATTGTTGCCGGGCGCACTGATGCGCAATGCGGGTCTGAATTTTGTCTGCAAGGTGGTTCAGCTTGAAACCAGCAATGCGGACACTTTGTTTTCTCGCCAGTATCAACAGGGTGAAGTCTTTGCCTGTCCCGTTGCGCATCATGATGGCAATTACTTTGCCGATGCGCGCACGTTGGACACATTGGAAAGCAATAATCGTGTGGTGTTTCGCTATGCGAATGGAACCAACCCCAATGGATCATTAAACGATATTGCCGGAATTATGAATGATACCGGTACCGTGATGGGCCTGATGCCCCATCCGGAAAATCTGATTGAAGAACTTCATGGCGGCGTTTCCGGACGCGGCGTTTTCACCAGCCTGTTGGAGGCAGCATGA
- the purS gene encoding phosphoribosylformylglycinamidine synthase subunit PurS, translating to MKARVVVTLKNGVLDPQGNAIEGSLDALSFQGIQSVRQGKIFDVELDTDSADEARKTLTAICEKLLANTVIEDFEINL from the coding sequence ATGAAAGCTCGTGTAGTCGTTACGCTGAAGAACGGTGTGCTTGATCCACAAGGCAATGCGATTGAAGGCTCATTGGATGCGCTGTCTTTTCAGGGCATTCAGTCAGTCCGTCAGGGCAAAATCTTTGACGTGGAACTGGACACCGATAGCGCTGATGAAGCCCGGAAAACACTGACCGCCATTTGTGAAAAACTGCTTGCCAATACTGTGATTGAGGACTTCGAAATTAACCTATGA
- the purC gene encoding phosphoribosylaminoimidazolesuccinocarboxamide synthase: MNRRRRIYEGKAKILYEGPEPGTLIQHFKDDATAFNAKKHEVIDGKGVLNNRISEHIFENLNRIGIPTHFIKRLNMREQLIREVEIIPLEVVVRNVAAGSIATRLGLEEGTALPRSIIEFYYKNDELNDPLVSEEHITAFGWAAPPEIDDMMSMAIRINDFLAGLFMGAGIQLIDFKIEFGRLWEGDLMRIILADEISPDSCRLWDAKTQEKMDKDRFRRDMGGMLEAYQTVARRLGILNDNERPHGSGPVLVK, translated from the coding sequence ATGAACCGTCGTCGCCGTATTTATGAAGGCAAGGCAAAAATCCTCTATGAGGGCCCGGAACCTGGAACGCTTATTCAGCATTTCAAAGATGATGCGACCGCTTTTAACGCCAAAAAACACGAAGTGATTGATGGCAAAGGCGTTCTCAACAATCGCATCTCCGAGCATATTTTTGAAAACCTCAATCGCATTGGCATCCCGACCCATTTCATCAAGCGTTTGAATATGCGGGAACAGCTGATCCGCGAAGTGGAAATCATTCCGCTGGAAGTGGTCGTGCGCAACGTGGCTGCCGGGTCCATTGCAACCCGGCTCGGTCTGGAAGAGGGCACAGCCTTACCGCGGTCCATCATCGAGTTTTATTACAAGAATGATGAACTGAACGACCCGCTTGTTTCCGAAGAGCACATAACAGCTTTCGGCTGGGCGGCTCCGCCCGAAATTGACGACATGATGTCGATGGCTATTCGAATCAATGATTTCCTCGCTGGCTTGTTTATGGGAGCAGGCATTCAGCTGATTGATTTCAAGATCGAATTTGGACGGCTTTGGGAAGGCGATCTGATGCGCATTATTCTGGCGGATGAGATTTCGCCTGATTCCTGTCGTCTTTGGGATGCAAAGACACAGGAAAAGATGGACAAGGATCGTTTTCGTCGTGACATGGGCGGAATGCTGGAAGCCTACCAGACAGTTGCCCGTCGCCTTGGAATTCTCAATGATAATGAACGGCCCCACGGCTCTGGCCCGGTTCTGGTTAAATAG
- a CDS encoding DUF1476 domain-containing protein produces MTTFDRRKDAYESKFAHDEELKFKSEARRNKLLGMWAAEKLGFAEEKATEYAGAVVASDFDEPGDEDVFRKVRADFDAAEIAVSDQELREKMVLLMGEAVQQIEAAKK; encoded by the coding sequence ATGACGACTTTTGATCGACGCAAAGACGCCTATGAGAGTAAATTTGCCCATGACGAAGAGCTTAAGTTCAAGTCAGAAGCGCGCAGAAACAAGCTTCTGGGCATGTGGGCAGCAGAAAAGCTGGGTTTTGCGGAAGAAAAAGCCACAGAATATGCTGGTGCCGTAGTTGCCTCAGATTTTGATGAGCCAGGCGACGAAGACGTTTTCCGCAAAGTGCGCGCCGATTTCGATGCGGCTGAAATCGCCGTATCTGACCAGGAATTGCGCGAGAAAATGGTGCTCCTTATGGGTGAAGCCGTTCAGCAGATCGAAGCCGCAAAAAAGTAA
- a CDS encoding HpcH/HpaI aldolase/citrate lyase family protein, with protein sequence MAQDFVSELKSGKEIIAGWCGIPNGLMVEALLNAGYQTVTLDMQHGFHDISSVLTCVASAKMMGQRLIVRIPVGEWGTASRALDMGAAAVIAPMINTVDDAQAFAAAMKFPPVGGRSWGPGRAMLVSGQRDPNTYLSSANDNTLAIAMIETREALDNLDAILAVPGIDGIFVGPSDMSVTFSDGEEINQFGDRSVGVIEEIATRTIAAGKIPCIFAILPKHLKLARSFGYQLCALSTDSGVIARGAAELLSEIDD encoded by the coding sequence ATGGCACAGGATTTTGTATCCGAACTGAAATCCGGCAAGGAAATCATCGCGGGCTGGTGTGGTATTCCGAACGGGCTGATGGTTGAGGCTCTGTTGAACGCCGGATATCAGACTGTGACGCTGGATATGCAGCACGGTTTTCACGATATCTCCAGCGTTCTGACCTGTGTAGCCTCGGCCAAAATGATGGGCCAGCGCCTGATTGTCCGCATTCCTGTTGGCGAATGGGGCACCGCCAGCCGCGCGCTTGATATGGGCGCTGCAGCTGTGATTGCGCCCATGATCAACACTGTTGATGATGCACAGGCATTTGCGGCTGCCATGAAATTTCCACCTGTCGGTGGGCGCAGCTGGGGCCCAGGCAGAGCCATGCTGGTCTCAGGCCAGCGGGACCCGAACACCTATTTGTCCTCGGCCAATGATAACACGCTCGCAATTGCGATGATCGAGACCCGTGAAGCCCTCGACAATCTGGATGCCATTCTTGCAGTACCAGGGATTGATGGTATTTTCGTCGGCCCCTCGGACATGTCCGTCACCTTTTCCGACGGCGAGGAAATCAATCAATTTGGCGACCGCAGCGTTGGTGTGATTGAAGAGATTGCCACGCGCACGATCGCAGCCGGCAAAATTCCCTGCATTTTTGCGATCCTGCCGAAGCATCTCAAATTGGCGCGATCATTTGGCTACCAATTATGTGCATTGAGCACTGACAGCGGCGTGATTGCACGTGGTGCAGCGGAGCTTTTGTCAGAAATAGACGATTGA
- a CDS encoding alpha/beta hydrolase produces MKTGELDILILPGLGGGTENHWYRRWNSKLKTARIVDQENWLAPDRDAWTNNIVAAAKSADRPVFMIAHSLGAAALTHAAPHLSDANVVGAMLVAMPDLTTVQELIPETDGFLPASTAPLSFPSLMVASRNDFYCSYQRAEETALDLGSLLIDAGEQGHINDESGHGPWPEGLMALSKFLTRI; encoded by the coding sequence GTGAAAACTGGCGAACTCGACATTTTGATATTGCCTGGTCTTGGCGGCGGTACAGAAAATCACTGGTACCGGCGCTGGAACAGCAAGCTGAAAACGGCTCGGATCGTTGATCAGGAAAACTGGTTGGCGCCAGACCGGGATGCCTGGACCAACAACATAGTAGCTGCTGCGAAATCGGCTGACAGGCCGGTCTTTATGATTGCTCACAGTCTTGGTGCGGCTGCTCTGACCCATGCTGCACCACATTTGTCAGATGCAAATGTCGTCGGCGCAATGCTTGTTGCGATGCCGGATTTGACCACAGTTCAGGAGTTGATACCGGAAACCGACGGTTTTCTGCCAGCCTCCACTGCGCCACTGTCTTTTCCATCTTTGATGGTGGCCAGCAGGAATGATTTCTATTGCAGCTATCAAAGGGCGGAGGAAACCGCGCTTGATCTTGGGTCGTTGCTGATAGACGCAGGAGAACAAGGGCACATCAATGATGAAAGTGGCCATGGTCCATGGCCTGAAGGGCTTATGGCCCTGTCCAAATTTTTGACCCGGATTTAG